GCACTCCATCACCGACGACGTGACCGACCTCGTGCTCGAACACAATGGGTCGTTCTCCGGTGAGCACGGCGACGGGATGGCCCGGACGGAGTTCACGCCCAAGATGTACGGCGAGGACCTCTGGGACGCGTTCAAGCAGGTCAAGACGGCCTTCGACCCGCAGTGGTGGATGCACCCGGGCAACGTCGTCTACCGCGATGACCCGGACGATATCGGCCCAGACGCTGACCGGGGTGTCGGCGCGGACATGCGCGAGAATCTCCGGTACGGTCCTGACTACCAGTCCCTGGAGCCACAGACGACGCTCGACTTCGCGGACGAGGGCGGCTTCTCCGAGCTGGTCGAACTGTGTAACGGCTGTGGGACCTGCCGACAGACCGACGGGGACGTGATGTGTCCAACGTACCGCGCCTCGGAGGAGGAGGTCCAGACGACGCGCGGCCGTGCGAACCTCCTCCGGTCGGCTATCAGCGGCGACCTCAGCGAGGACGAGATTCACTCCGACCGCTTCCAGGAGGAAGTGCTCGACCTCTGTGTCGGCTGCAAGGGCTGCAAGAGCGACTGCCCGACCGGCGTCGACATGGCGAAACTCAAAACCGAGCTGAAACACCAGCACCACGAAGCGGAGGGGGCCAGCCGCCGGGAGCGCCTGTTCGCCAACATCGACACGGCCTCGAAGGTCGGGTCGGCGCTGGCACCGGTCTCGAACTGGGCGACGGACATCCCGGGCGCGCGGACCGTTATGCAGAAACTGTTCGGCATCGCGCCGGAGCGCGAACTCCCCACCTTCAGCCGGGAGACATTCCAAGACTGGTTCGATGCACGCGGTGGCTCGACCGTCTCGCGGGCCGAAGCCGACCGCAAAGTCCTGCTGTTCCCCGATACGTACACGAACTACTCGTACCCGACGGCCGGCAAGGCCGCCGTCGAAACGCTGGAAGCCGCAGGCGTCCACGTCACCATTCCGGACAACACCGCGCCGTCCGGGCGAGCGGCTTACTCCACCGGAATGCTGGACCTGGCTCGCGAGCGGGCCGAGACGAACGCGAATCGGCTGTCGGATCGCGTCGCGGAGGGGTGGGACATCGTGTTCGTCGAGCCCTCCGATGCCGTGATGTTCCAGGACGAGTACCGCGACCTGCTCGACGGCCCCGAAGTCTCGCGGGTGGCTGAGAGCGCCTACGGCGTGCTGGAGTATCTCGATACCTTCCGGCTCGACGACGCGCTGCCGGTCGAGGACCGGTCGCTCGGGGCCGCCGGCGCGGTCAGCTATCACGGCCACTGCAACCAGAAGGGGACCAACAAGGATCACCACGCCGTCGGCGTCATGCGTCGCGTCGGCTACGAGGTCGACCCGCTCGATTCGACGTGCTGTGGCATGGCCGGAAGCTTCGGCTACCACGACGAGCACTACGATCTCTCGAAGACTATCGGCCGGCTGCTGTTCGATAAGGTCGAGGAGAGCGACGGCGACCGCGTCGTTGCCCCTGGTGGGTCCTGCCGCTCGCAGTTGGGTGACCGCGACGGCGTCGACGAGCTCCCGCCCCATCCTATCGAAGTTGTCGCCGAGCGACTACCAGACACAGCGACGACCTCACGGTCGGCGTGATAGGAACATGGGCTGTTTGTCTGGACTCATACCCGAATAGGATGTTGTTTTCGGATATTTGGAGGTATATTTGGCAAAACACTTCGATATAACCGTTCGACAACTACAATCGGGATATATCTCCAGATAGTACGATGATAGCGCTCGAATATCACAGTATATAGAGTTTTATCAGCAGCTCTGCCTGTATTCAGGTCCACCGCTTGTTCGGATCGAATCACATGCCCAAAGTAATACTGGTATAATATGTTGTAGTCGGAGAAACGGATGTACAGTTGTTAGAAATTGTTCCAGATGCATGACGGGGACCGTCGTCACCCGACTGTCAGTCCCGGGTAAACGACGCGGTGCCGTCGGTGAACGTGAGCGACTCGCGGCCGGTAACCTCGGCGGCGGTCGGCAGGTCCTCGACGAGCGGCTCGGAGACGTGCAGTTCGGACAGGTCCTGCGTGGTCTGTATCCAGACGATCCGGACGGTGTCGGGGTCGTAGCCACCGAGCGCGGACAGCGCCGTCCGGATGGCGAACTCATCGTCCGGCGCAACGAGGGGGAGCTTCGCCTTCGCCGTTGACCCGCTGGTGAGCGCGTTCGCGTACGTCTTCTGCAGGTCCAGCTGGTCAACCGCAGCCTGGCGGGTGATATCGGCCAAGCCGATGCCGTTGCCGTTGCCCTTCGTCGCCTCGGTGAGCCCGCGAGCGTACAGCAGTTTGATCGCCGGCTCGTCGGGGTCCGGCGCGTTGAGGACGCGGTAGCGGCCGATGACGTTCGTGTCCATCCCCGCGCCGGAGACGTCCTTACCGAGTTCGTCGACGACGAGCAGGTCGATGTCGTCGACCGGAAGCGTCGCCATCTCGTCGTAGGCCTGCTCCAGCAACGCTGGCTCGCGGTCGGTGAACGAGCCCGCGGGAATCGCTTCGACGTGGGCCGTCTCCTCGTGGAAGTTCTCGACCAGCGCCACGCCGCCGACAAGCGGCAGTGCCGACTCGACAACCGGGAGTGCGGTTTCCAGCGCCTCCACGTACCCCTCCTTGATGGCTGTCGAGTGGAACGCTTTCGCGCCGTGTTGCTTCCCCAGCCCGACGACGGTCATTTTCGTCAGGCCGCTCTCGATGCGGCCGCTGTAGTTGGTGTGGGGCTTCACCCGGTTCACGACGACCACGGCATCCGCTTCCTGTGCCGCCGTCGAGACGTGGACCGGAAACTCGGTGTCACCGACAGTAACGGTGTCGACCTGTGCAGTGTCCATCCGGGCGTCGATGGGGGCATCCAGGCGTGATTCGGTGATACCAAGACTTTCCAGCACTTCGCGCTGGCCCTCGGGCGTTGCCCCGCCGTGGCTCCCCATCGCCGGGACGACGACTGGTTCGAAGCCCCGATCACGGATATCCGAAACGACAGTCTCGACGATGTCGTCGATACGGTGGATGCCACGGCTGCCGACGGCAACGGCAACAGTCGCACCCGCTTCCAGCCCGTCAAAGTCGAGGCGGTCGAGTTCGGTCCGCGCCGCGGCCGACGGGTCGTCGACGGCGGCCGTCTCCGGCTCGTACCGGACGCGAGCGAAGCCCGGCAGCGGCTGTGGGTCGATAAGGTGGTCCACGTCGCCTCGGTCGGGGAAGTTCATATCGGAGGATCAGTGCCGAGCCATACAAAGACCGGGGTCGCCCAGCTCTATGGTGACCGGGGATACGGACATCGACCCGAACGATCAGGAATGCCTACGACGGCAACCCCCAGACCGGCGCAGTCAGTCCTGTAACAGCAGTCGGACGGCGTCGGAAAGCTGGCCGACGCGGGCGGCGTGTTCGAAGGACTCGTCGCGGATACCGTTCGTGACGAGCGCGAACCCGACGTTCAGTTCGGGGTCGGCCCAGCCGAACGAACTCCCGAGGCCGGCGTGGCCGAACATGCGCTCTTTGCTGGCGGCCCCGAACATATCGGCGGCCAGCCCGCCGGTCCAGACGCCAAGGCCGTAGCGGGCCGGGCGCGATAGCGTGCCGTCGGACTCGGTTTCGGCGTGAGTCGTGGTCGCCTCGTCGACAGTCGCTTCGGTCAGCAGTTGCGTCCCGTCCAGCGACCCGCCGTTGGCGAGACAGGCGTAGAACCGGGCCATGTCCCGGGCCGTACCGATGCCGTTAGCCGCGGGGATCACTGCCCGGCGCATCGCTTCCTGATTAAATGCCCCGGCGGACGCGGCGGGGTCATCGAGCCCCTCGTCGACATCGTGACACCGCTCGAACGCCTCGTAGCCGGCCAGGGTCGCCACGTCGTCGGGCTCGTCATCCCGCAGACCGATACCGGTGTGGTCCATCCCCAGCGGCTCGAACACGTTCTCCGCGACGTATGCTTCGACCGGCTGGCCGCTACAGCGGCGGATGAGTTCACCGACCAGCCAGCCGTAGTTGATAGCGTGATACGCCGGCGTCGTTCCGGGCTCGAACACGGGGTCGATGTCTTCCATCGCCGCGACGACGGCGTCCCAGTCGCCCCAGCTTTCGTACTGTTCGTCGAACGCACCGAAGGGGAGGCCGGCGGTGTGGCTGAGTACCTGCCGGACTGTAATCGATGCTTTCTGCGTGCCGTCGTCGGCAAACTCCGGCCAGTGCTCGACGACCCGGTCGTCGTAGTCGAGTTCGCCCTGCTCGACGAGCTGGTGCAGGCCGACACCGACGAACGGCTTCGTACAGGAGAACAGCACGTGGCGCGTCTCGGGCGTCGTTTCGTCACCGTCGGGACCCGTGGAACCGCCGGCGAAGTCGACGACGAGGTCCCCGTCGACGTACACCGCCAGCTGTGCGCCGTGGTGCAGTCCGACCTCGAGTTGTCGGTCGAACTGAGCCCGGAGCTGTTCGATGGCGTCTGCGCTGAGTTGTGGCATACCTTGTCTTGGCTCCGGCGAGATAATAGAAGTTAGGTTCTGTTCGGTCGCGGAATCGAGCAGCGGACGGCTATTGATTGCGTTCGAGCTGTCAGACCATCATGGTCGATTATGCGAAACGTTGATGTCACTAAGCGGTCACAACTCCGTATGCTCGAAAACAAGAACGGAACGTCCGAGGTATCAACGACCCGGACGTCGTTCGAGATTCTGGCGCTGATTCGGGACGCG
The genomic region above belongs to Haloarcula hispanica ATCC 33960 and contains:
- a CDS encoding FAD-binding and (Fe-S)-binding domain-containing protein, yielding MAIENVEDTWSAQELDLDRPDVDAYRDLAEALRSRVSGGVEFDEYARILYATDGSIYRAEPAGVVYPTDTDDVRAAVEVATSHGVPIMPRGTGSSLAGQTVGPGCVVLDLSRHMDGILDIRPGEQTAHIQPGVVQDDLDDTLAEYGLKFAPDPASSNRASVGGGIGNNSTGAHSVRYGITDAYTDAVKAVLSDGSLIHAREVVIDSPEWDDIVSKDDREADIYQTVREVVEENASEIEDRYPDLKRRVSGYNLDRVIYENDDGERVLNLAKLFVGSEGTLGVIVEAELSLVTVPEETALALYCFDTLPDAMRAVPVALDYDVSAVELMDDEMFRLAAGSDGYAEYVDPIPDRAAAALMLEYDSELHDDFEAAIARTNERFLDNGAAFDVVEAYTDADQADLWKLRKAAIPLLMSMDGDPKPYPFIEDATVPPAELAEYVEKFEEVLADHDTSAAYFAHAGSGTLHIRPILNLKEESGIEDMHSITDDVTDLVLEHNGSFSGEHGDGMARTEFTPKMYGEDLWDAFKQVKTAFDPQWWMHPGNVVYRDDPDDIGPDADRGVGADMRENLRYGPDYQSLEPQTTLDFADEGGFSELVELCNGCGTCRQTDGDVMCPTYRASEEEVQTTRGRANLLRSAISGDLSEDEIHSDRFQEEVLDLCVGCKGCKSDCPTGVDMAKLKTELKHQHHEAEGASRRERLFANIDTASKVGSALAPVSNWATDIPGARTVMQKLFGIAPERELPTFSRETFQDWFDARGGSTVSRAEADRKVLLFPDTYTNYSYPTAGKAAVETLEAAGVHVTIPDNTAPSGRAAYSTGMLDLARERAETNANRLSDRVAEGWDIVFVEPSDAVMFQDEYRDLLDGPEVSRVAESAYGVLEYLDTFRLDDALPVEDRSLGAAGAVSYHGHCNQKGTNKDHHAVGVMRRVGYEVDPLDSTCCGMAGSFGYHDEHYDLSKTIGRLLFDKVEESDGDRVVAPGGSCRSQLGDRDGVDELPPHPIEVVAERLPDTATTSRSA
- a CDS encoding DUF362 domain-containing protein, with the protein product MNFPDRGDVDHLIDPQPLPGFARVRYEPETAAVDDPSAAARTELDRLDFDGLEAGATVAVAVGSRGIHRIDDIVETVVSDIRDRGFEPVVVPAMGSHGGATPEGQREVLESLGITESRLDAPIDARMDTAQVDTVTVGDTEFPVHVSTAAQEADAVVVVNRVKPHTNYSGRIESGLTKMTVVGLGKQHGAKAFHSTAIKEGYVEALETALPVVESALPLVGGVALVENFHEETAHVEAIPAGSFTDREPALLEQAYDEMATLPVDDIDLLVVDELGKDVSGAGMDTNVIGRYRVLNAPDPDEPAIKLLYARGLTEATKGNGNGIGLADITRQAAVDQLDLQKTYANALTSGSTAKAKLPLVAPDDEFAIRTALSALGGYDPDTVRIVWIQTTQDLSELHVSEPLVEDLPTAAEVTGRESLTFTDGTASFTRD
- a CDS encoding EstA family serine hydrolase yields the protein MPQLSADAIEQLRAQFDRQLEVGLHHGAQLAVYVDGDLVVDFAGGSTGPDGDETTPETRHVLFSCTKPFVGVGLHQLVEQGELDYDDRVVEHWPEFADDGTQKASITVRQVLSHTAGLPFGAFDEQYESWGDWDAVVAAMEDIDPVFEPGTTPAYHAINYGWLVGELIRRCSGQPVEAYVAENVFEPLGMDHTGIGLRDDEPDDVATLAGYEAFERCHDVDEGLDDPAASAGAFNQEAMRRAVIPAANGIGTARDMARFYACLANGGSLDGTQLLTEATVDEATTTHAETESDGTLSRPARYGLGVWTGGLAADMFGAASKERMFGHAGLGSSFGWADPELNVGFALVTNGIRDESFEHAARVGQLSDAVRLLLQD